A region from the Canis lupus dingo isolate Sandy chromosome 9, ASM325472v2, whole genome shotgun sequence genome encodes:
- the SH2D3C gene encoding SH2 domain-containing protein 3C isoform X1 gives MTEGPKKASRKFKFFKFKGFGSLSNLPRSFTLKRSSTSSSIESHLEPDTFEATQDDMVTVPKSPPAYARSSDMYSHMGTMPRLSIKKARDPQATHKTKEVGLEPHLVAQGLPNPPGLEAAKEVVVETKPPLEDTPAVGPNPSAMSPTEKPKDPRADRKEERDPRNVPPERVAGEPEAGGDYVKFSKEKYILDSSPEKLHKELEEELKLSSTDLRSHAWYHGRIPREVSETLVQRNGDFLIRDSLTSLGDYVLTCRWRNQALHFKINKVVVKAGESYTHIQYLFEQESFDHVPALVRYHVGSRKAVSEQSGAIIYCPVNRTFPLRYLEACYGLGQGSSKAASPASPSGPKGGHMKRRSVTMTDGLTADKVTRSSDGCPASTSLPHPRESIRNCALSMDQIPDLHSPMSPISESPSSPAYSTVTRVHATSAAPSATALPASPVTRRSSEPQLCPGSTPKPPGESDKGPYASPSHTLCKASPSPSLSSYSDPDSGHYCQLQPPVRGSREWAMAEASGRQARSYGERLKELSENGASEGDWGRAFTAPVVEATSSFNPATFQSLLIPKDNRPLEVGLLRKVKELLAEVDARTLARHVTKVDCLVARILGVTKEMQTLMGVRWGMELLTLPHGRQLRLDLLERFHTMSIMLAVDILGCTGSAEERAALLHKTIQLAAELRGTMGNMFSFAAVMGALDMAQIARLEQTWVTLRQRYTEGAILYEKKLKPFLKSLNEGKEGPPLSNTTFPHVLPLITLLECDSAPAEGPEPWGSTEHGVEVVLAHLEAARTVAHHGGLYHTNAEVKLQGFQARPELLEVFSTEFQMRLLWGSQGASSNQARRYEKFDKVLTALSHKLEPAVRSSEL, from the exons ATGACAGAGGGACCCAAGAAAGCCAGCAGAAAGTTCA aGTTCTTCAAGTTTAAGGGCTTTGGGAGTCTTTCGAACCTCCCTCGGTCCTTCACCCTGAAAAGATCCTCAACCTCCAGCAGTATCGAGTCCCATCTGGAGCCTGACACCTTTGAGGCTACACAGGATGACATGGTGACTGTCCCCAAAAGCCCCCCTGCCTATGCCCGCTCCAGCGACATGTACAGCCACATGGGCACTATGCCTCGCCTCAGCATCAAGAAGGCTCGAGACCCACAGGCTACCCACAAGACCAAGGAGGTGGGCCTTGAACCCCACTTAGTGGCCCAAGGTCTGCCCAACCCTCCAGGCTTGGAGGCAGCcaaggaggtggtggtggagacCAAGCCCCCCCTGGAGGACACCCCAGCAGTGGGACCCAACCCTTCTGCAATGAGCCCCACAGAAAAGCCTAAGGATCCCAGGgcagacagaaaagaagaaagagacccCAGGAATGTGCCTCCAGAAAG GGTTGCTGGAGAGCCAGAGGCTGGCGGGGACTACGTGAAG TTCTCCAAGGAGAAGTACATCCTGGATTCCTCGCCTGAGAAACTGCACAAGGAGTTGGAAGAGGAACTCAAACTCAGTAGCACAGACCTCCGCAGCCATGCCTGGTACCACGGCCGCATCCCCCGCGAG GTGTCAGAGACCCTGGTGCAGCGCAACGGTGACTTCCTCATCCGGGACTCTCTCACCAGCCTGGGTGACTATGTGCTCACATGCCGCTGGCGCAACCAGGCCTTGCACTTCAAAATCAACAAGGTAGTGGTGAAGGCCGGTGAGAGCTACACCCACATCCAGTACCTGTTTGAGCAGGAGAGCTTCGACCACGTGCCTGCCCTTGTGCGCTATCACGTGGGCAGCCGCAAGGCCGTGTCGGAGCAGAGCGGAGCCATCATCTACTGCCCTGTCAACCGCACCTTCCCGCTGCGCTACCTGGAGGCCTGCTAtggcctgggccagggcagcagcAAGGCCGCCAGCCCCGCCAGCCCCTCGGGCCCCAAGGGCGGCCACATGAAGCGGCGCAGCGTCACCATGACCGACGGGCTCACCGCCGACAAGGTCACCCGCAGCAGCGATGGCTGCCCTGCCAG CACATCACTGCCTCACCCCCGGGAATCTATCCGCAACTGTGCCCTCAGCATGGACCAGATCCCAGACCTGCACTCACCCATGTCACCCATCTCTGAGAGTCCCAGCTCCCCCGCCTACAGTACTG TGACCCGTGTCCACGCCACCTCTGCAGCTCCCTCAGCCACAGCGCTGCCTGCCTCCCCCGTCACCCGCCGCTCCAGTGAACCCCAGCTGTGTCCCGGAAGTACCCCAAAGCCGCCTGGGGAGTCGGACAAGGGTCCTTATGCCAGCCCCTCCCACACGCTCTGCAAGGCCTCCCCATCGCCATCACTCAGCAGCTACAGTGACCCGGACTCTGGCCATTACTGCCAGCTCCAGCCTCCTGTTCGTGGCAGCCGAGAGTGGGCAATGGCTGAGGCCTCTGGCCGGCAGGCCAGAAGCTATGGAGAGAGGTTAAAGGAACTGTCAGAGAATGGGGCGTCAGAGGGGGACTGGGGCAGGGCCTTCACAGCCCCCGTTGTGGAAGCCACCTCTTCCTTCAACCCAGCCACCTTCCAGTCACTACTGATCCCCAAGGATAACCGGCCACTGGAGGTGGGCCTCCTGCGCAAGGTCAAGGAGCTGCTAGCAGAGGTGGATGCCCGGACGCTGGCCCGGCACGTCACCAAGGTTGACTGTCTG GTTGCTAGGATACTGGGCGTTACCAAGGAGATGCAGACCCTAATGGGAGTCCGCTGGGGCATGGAGCTGCTCACCCTCCCCCATGGCCGGCAGCTACGACTAGACCTGCTGGAAAG GTTCCACACCATGTCCATCATGCTGGCCGTGGACATCCTGGGCTGCACGGGCTCCGCCGAGGAGCGGGCAGCGCTTCTGCACAAGACCATCCAGCTGGCAGCTGAACTTCGGGGGACGATGGGCAACATGTTCAGCTTCGCTGCGGTCATGGGCGCCCTGGATATGGCCCAG ATTGCCCGGCTGGAGCAGACATGGGTCACGCTTCGGCAGCGATACACGGAGGGTGCCATCCTCTATGAGAAGAAGCTCAAGCCATTTCTGAAGAGCCTCAACGAGGGCAAAG AAGGCCCGCCGCTGAGCAACACCACGTTCCCCCATGTGCTGCCACTCATCACTCTGCTGGAGTGTGACTCAGCCCCTGCCGAGGGCCCTGAGCCCTGGGGCAGCACAGAACACGGCGTAGAGGTGGTGCTGGCCCACCTGGAGGCTGCCCGCACGGTGGCGCACCATGGAGGCCTGTATCACACCAACGCTGAGGTCAAGCTGCAAG GGTTCCAGGCCCGGCCAGAGCTTCTGGAGGTGTTCAGCACAGAGTTCCAGATGCGCCTCCTCTGGGGCAGCCAGGGCGCCAGCAGCAACCAGGCCCGGCGCTATGAGAAGTTTGACAAGGTTCTCACAGCCCTGTCCCACAAACTGGAGCCTGCTGTCCGCTCCAGCGAGCTGTGA
- the SH2D3C gene encoding SH2 domain-containing protein 3C isoform X3 translates to MTAVGRRCPALGPRGVAGEPEAGGDYVKFSKEKYILDSSPEKLHKELEEELKLSSTDLRSHAWYHGRIPREVSETLVQRNGDFLIRDSLTSLGDYVLTCRWRNQALHFKINKVVVKAGESYTHIQYLFEQESFDHVPALVRYHVGSRKAVSEQSGAIIYCPVNRTFPLRYLEACYGLGQGSSKAASPASPSGPKGGHMKRRSVTMTDGLTADKVTRSSDGCPASTSLPHPRESIRNCALSMDQIPDLHSPMSPISESPSSPAYSTVTRVHATSAAPSATALPASPVTRRSSEPQLCPGSTPKPPGESDKGPYASPSHTLCKASPSPSLSSYSDPDSGHYCQLQPPVRGSREWAMAEASGRQARSYGERLKELSENGASEGDWGRAFTAPVVEATSSFNPATFQSLLIPKDNRPLEVGLLRKVKELLAEVDARTLARHVTKVDCLVARILGVTKEMQTLMGVRWGMELLTLPHGRQLRLDLLERFHTMSIMLAVDILGCTGSAEERAALLHKTIQLAAELRGTMGNMFSFAAVMGALDMAQIARLEQTWVTLRQRYTEGAILYEKKLKPFLKSLNEGKEGPPLSNTTFPHVLPLITLLECDSAPAEGPEPWGSTEHGVEVVLAHLEAARTVAHHGGLYHTNAEVKLQGFQARPELLEVFSTEFQMRLLWGSQGASSNQARRYEKFDKVLTALSHKLEPAVRSSEL, encoded by the exons ATGACTGCAGTGGGACGAAGGTGCCCTGCACTGGGACCCAGAGG GGTTGCTGGAGAGCCAGAGGCTGGCGGGGACTACGTGAAG TTCTCCAAGGAGAAGTACATCCTGGATTCCTCGCCTGAGAAACTGCACAAGGAGTTGGAAGAGGAACTCAAACTCAGTAGCACAGACCTCCGCAGCCATGCCTGGTACCACGGCCGCATCCCCCGCGAG GTGTCAGAGACCCTGGTGCAGCGCAACGGTGACTTCCTCATCCGGGACTCTCTCACCAGCCTGGGTGACTATGTGCTCACATGCCGCTGGCGCAACCAGGCCTTGCACTTCAAAATCAACAAGGTAGTGGTGAAGGCCGGTGAGAGCTACACCCACATCCAGTACCTGTTTGAGCAGGAGAGCTTCGACCACGTGCCTGCCCTTGTGCGCTATCACGTGGGCAGCCGCAAGGCCGTGTCGGAGCAGAGCGGAGCCATCATCTACTGCCCTGTCAACCGCACCTTCCCGCTGCGCTACCTGGAGGCCTGCTAtggcctgggccagggcagcagcAAGGCCGCCAGCCCCGCCAGCCCCTCGGGCCCCAAGGGCGGCCACATGAAGCGGCGCAGCGTCACCATGACCGACGGGCTCACCGCCGACAAGGTCACCCGCAGCAGCGATGGCTGCCCTGCCAG CACATCACTGCCTCACCCCCGGGAATCTATCCGCAACTGTGCCCTCAGCATGGACCAGATCCCAGACCTGCACTCACCCATGTCACCCATCTCTGAGAGTCCCAGCTCCCCCGCCTACAGTACTG TGACCCGTGTCCACGCCACCTCTGCAGCTCCCTCAGCCACAGCGCTGCCTGCCTCCCCCGTCACCCGCCGCTCCAGTGAACCCCAGCTGTGTCCCGGAAGTACCCCAAAGCCGCCTGGGGAGTCGGACAAGGGTCCTTATGCCAGCCCCTCCCACACGCTCTGCAAGGCCTCCCCATCGCCATCACTCAGCAGCTACAGTGACCCGGACTCTGGCCATTACTGCCAGCTCCAGCCTCCTGTTCGTGGCAGCCGAGAGTGGGCAATGGCTGAGGCCTCTGGCCGGCAGGCCAGAAGCTATGGAGAGAGGTTAAAGGAACTGTCAGAGAATGGGGCGTCAGAGGGGGACTGGGGCAGGGCCTTCACAGCCCCCGTTGTGGAAGCCACCTCTTCCTTCAACCCAGCCACCTTCCAGTCACTACTGATCCCCAAGGATAACCGGCCACTGGAGGTGGGCCTCCTGCGCAAGGTCAAGGAGCTGCTAGCAGAGGTGGATGCCCGGACGCTGGCCCGGCACGTCACCAAGGTTGACTGTCTG GTTGCTAGGATACTGGGCGTTACCAAGGAGATGCAGACCCTAATGGGAGTCCGCTGGGGCATGGAGCTGCTCACCCTCCCCCATGGCCGGCAGCTACGACTAGACCTGCTGGAAAG GTTCCACACCATGTCCATCATGCTGGCCGTGGACATCCTGGGCTGCACGGGCTCCGCCGAGGAGCGGGCAGCGCTTCTGCACAAGACCATCCAGCTGGCAGCTGAACTTCGGGGGACGATGGGCAACATGTTCAGCTTCGCTGCGGTCATGGGCGCCCTGGATATGGCCCAG ATTGCCCGGCTGGAGCAGACATGGGTCACGCTTCGGCAGCGATACACGGAGGGTGCCATCCTCTATGAGAAGAAGCTCAAGCCATTTCTGAAGAGCCTCAACGAGGGCAAAG AAGGCCCGCCGCTGAGCAACACCACGTTCCCCCATGTGCTGCCACTCATCACTCTGCTGGAGTGTGACTCAGCCCCTGCCGAGGGCCCTGAGCCCTGGGGCAGCACAGAACACGGCGTAGAGGTGGTGCTGGCCCACCTGGAGGCTGCCCGCACGGTGGCGCACCATGGAGGCCTGTATCACACCAACGCTGAGGTCAAGCTGCAAG GGTTCCAGGCCCGGCCAGAGCTTCTGGAGGTGTTCAGCACAGAGTTCCAGATGCGCCTCCTCTGGGGCAGCCAGGGCGCCAGCAGCAACCAGGCCCGGCGCTATGAGAAGTTTGACAAGGTTCTCACAGCCCTGTCCCACAAACTGGAGCCTGCTGTCCGCTCCAGCGAGCTGTGA
- the SH2D3C gene encoding SH2 domain-containing protein 3C isoform X2: MHLLSTYFMPGNLTSINSAKARKSSVRSAQFSKEKYILDSSPEKLHKELEEELKLSSTDLRSHAWYHGRIPREVSETLVQRNGDFLIRDSLTSLGDYVLTCRWRNQALHFKINKVVVKAGESYTHIQYLFEQESFDHVPALVRYHVGSRKAVSEQSGAIIYCPVNRTFPLRYLEACYGLGQGSSKAASPASPSGPKGGHMKRRSVTMTDGLTADKVTRSSDGCPASTSLPHPRESIRNCALSMDQIPDLHSPMSPISESPSSPAYSTVTRVHATSAAPSATALPASPVTRRSSEPQLCPGSTPKPPGESDKGPYASPSHTLCKASPSPSLSSYSDPDSGHYCQLQPPVRGSREWAMAEASGRQARSYGERLKELSENGASEGDWGRAFTAPVVEATSSFNPATFQSLLIPKDNRPLEVGLLRKVKELLAEVDARTLARHVTKVDCLVARILGVTKEMQTLMGVRWGMELLTLPHGRQLRLDLLERFHTMSIMLAVDILGCTGSAEERAALLHKTIQLAAELRGTMGNMFSFAAVMGALDMAQIARLEQTWVTLRQRYTEGAILYEKKLKPFLKSLNEGKEGPPLSNTTFPHVLPLITLLECDSAPAEGPEPWGSTEHGVEVVLAHLEAARTVAHHGGLYHTNAEVKLQGFQARPELLEVFSTEFQMRLLWGSQGASSNQARRYEKFDKVLTALSHKLEPAVRSSEL, from the exons atgcatttattgagcacttactttaTGCCTGGCAACTTAACATCCATCAACTCAGCCAAGGCTCGGAAGAGTTCTGTGAGGTCAGCACAG TTCTCCAAGGAGAAGTACATCCTGGATTCCTCGCCTGAGAAACTGCACAAGGAGTTGGAAGAGGAACTCAAACTCAGTAGCACAGACCTCCGCAGCCATGCCTGGTACCACGGCCGCATCCCCCGCGAG GTGTCAGAGACCCTGGTGCAGCGCAACGGTGACTTCCTCATCCGGGACTCTCTCACCAGCCTGGGTGACTATGTGCTCACATGCCGCTGGCGCAACCAGGCCTTGCACTTCAAAATCAACAAGGTAGTGGTGAAGGCCGGTGAGAGCTACACCCACATCCAGTACCTGTTTGAGCAGGAGAGCTTCGACCACGTGCCTGCCCTTGTGCGCTATCACGTGGGCAGCCGCAAGGCCGTGTCGGAGCAGAGCGGAGCCATCATCTACTGCCCTGTCAACCGCACCTTCCCGCTGCGCTACCTGGAGGCCTGCTAtggcctgggccagggcagcagcAAGGCCGCCAGCCCCGCCAGCCCCTCGGGCCCCAAGGGCGGCCACATGAAGCGGCGCAGCGTCACCATGACCGACGGGCTCACCGCCGACAAGGTCACCCGCAGCAGCGATGGCTGCCCTGCCAG CACATCACTGCCTCACCCCCGGGAATCTATCCGCAACTGTGCCCTCAGCATGGACCAGATCCCAGACCTGCACTCACCCATGTCACCCATCTCTGAGAGTCCCAGCTCCCCCGCCTACAGTACTG TGACCCGTGTCCACGCCACCTCTGCAGCTCCCTCAGCCACAGCGCTGCCTGCCTCCCCCGTCACCCGCCGCTCCAGTGAACCCCAGCTGTGTCCCGGAAGTACCCCAAAGCCGCCTGGGGAGTCGGACAAGGGTCCTTATGCCAGCCCCTCCCACACGCTCTGCAAGGCCTCCCCATCGCCATCACTCAGCAGCTACAGTGACCCGGACTCTGGCCATTACTGCCAGCTCCAGCCTCCTGTTCGTGGCAGCCGAGAGTGGGCAATGGCTGAGGCCTCTGGCCGGCAGGCCAGAAGCTATGGAGAGAGGTTAAAGGAACTGTCAGAGAATGGGGCGTCAGAGGGGGACTGGGGCAGGGCCTTCACAGCCCCCGTTGTGGAAGCCACCTCTTCCTTCAACCCAGCCACCTTCCAGTCACTACTGATCCCCAAGGATAACCGGCCACTGGAGGTGGGCCTCCTGCGCAAGGTCAAGGAGCTGCTAGCAGAGGTGGATGCCCGGACGCTGGCCCGGCACGTCACCAAGGTTGACTGTCTG GTTGCTAGGATACTGGGCGTTACCAAGGAGATGCAGACCCTAATGGGAGTCCGCTGGGGCATGGAGCTGCTCACCCTCCCCCATGGCCGGCAGCTACGACTAGACCTGCTGGAAAG GTTCCACACCATGTCCATCATGCTGGCCGTGGACATCCTGGGCTGCACGGGCTCCGCCGAGGAGCGGGCAGCGCTTCTGCACAAGACCATCCAGCTGGCAGCTGAACTTCGGGGGACGATGGGCAACATGTTCAGCTTCGCTGCGGTCATGGGCGCCCTGGATATGGCCCAG ATTGCCCGGCTGGAGCAGACATGGGTCACGCTTCGGCAGCGATACACGGAGGGTGCCATCCTCTATGAGAAGAAGCTCAAGCCATTTCTGAAGAGCCTCAACGAGGGCAAAG AAGGCCCGCCGCTGAGCAACACCACGTTCCCCCATGTGCTGCCACTCATCACTCTGCTGGAGTGTGACTCAGCCCCTGCCGAGGGCCCTGAGCCCTGGGGCAGCACAGAACACGGCGTAGAGGTGGTGCTGGCCCACCTGGAGGCTGCCCGCACGGTGGCGCACCATGGAGGCCTGTATCACACCAACGCTGAGGTCAAGCTGCAAG GGTTCCAGGCCCGGCCAGAGCTTCTGGAGGTGTTCAGCACAGAGTTCCAGATGCGCCTCCTCTGGGGCAGCCAGGGCGCCAGCAGCAACCAGGCCCGGCGCTATGAGAAGTTTGACAAGGTTCTCACAGCCCTGTCCCACAAACTGGAGCCTGCTGTCCGCTCCAGCGAGCTGTGA
- the SH2D3C gene encoding SH2 domain-containing protein 3C isoform X4, protein MTERCSLWSALSAAACCFYRGSFVQVQFSKEKYILDSSPEKLHKELEEELKLSSTDLRSHAWYHGRIPREVSETLVQRNGDFLIRDSLTSLGDYVLTCRWRNQALHFKINKVVVKAGESYTHIQYLFEQESFDHVPALVRYHVGSRKAVSEQSGAIIYCPVNRTFPLRYLEACYGLGQGSSKAASPASPSGPKGGHMKRRSVTMTDGLTADKVTRSSDGCPASTSLPHPRESIRNCALSMDQIPDLHSPMSPISESPSSPAYSTVTRVHATSAAPSATALPASPVTRRSSEPQLCPGSTPKPPGESDKGPYASPSHTLCKASPSPSLSSYSDPDSGHYCQLQPPVRGSREWAMAEASGRQARSYGERLKELSENGASEGDWGRAFTAPVVEATSSFNPATFQSLLIPKDNRPLEVGLLRKVKELLAEVDARTLARHVTKVDCLVARILGVTKEMQTLMGVRWGMELLTLPHGRQLRLDLLERFHTMSIMLAVDILGCTGSAEERAALLHKTIQLAAELRGTMGNMFSFAAVMGALDMAQIARLEQTWVTLRQRYTEGAILYEKKLKPFLKSLNEGKEGPPLSNTTFPHVLPLITLLECDSAPAEGPEPWGSTEHGVEVVLAHLEAARTVAHHGGLYHTNAEVKLQGFQARPELLEVFSTEFQMRLLWGSQGASSNQARRYEKFDKVLTALSHKLEPAVRSSEL, encoded by the exons ATGACCGAGCGGTGCAGCCTGTGGAGCGCCCTCTCGGCCGCCGCCTGCTGCTTCTACCGCGGCTCCTTcgtgcaggtgcag TTCTCCAAGGAGAAGTACATCCTGGATTCCTCGCCTGAGAAACTGCACAAGGAGTTGGAAGAGGAACTCAAACTCAGTAGCACAGACCTCCGCAGCCATGCCTGGTACCACGGCCGCATCCCCCGCGAG GTGTCAGAGACCCTGGTGCAGCGCAACGGTGACTTCCTCATCCGGGACTCTCTCACCAGCCTGGGTGACTATGTGCTCACATGCCGCTGGCGCAACCAGGCCTTGCACTTCAAAATCAACAAGGTAGTGGTGAAGGCCGGTGAGAGCTACACCCACATCCAGTACCTGTTTGAGCAGGAGAGCTTCGACCACGTGCCTGCCCTTGTGCGCTATCACGTGGGCAGCCGCAAGGCCGTGTCGGAGCAGAGCGGAGCCATCATCTACTGCCCTGTCAACCGCACCTTCCCGCTGCGCTACCTGGAGGCCTGCTAtggcctgggccagggcagcagcAAGGCCGCCAGCCCCGCCAGCCCCTCGGGCCCCAAGGGCGGCCACATGAAGCGGCGCAGCGTCACCATGACCGACGGGCTCACCGCCGACAAGGTCACCCGCAGCAGCGATGGCTGCCCTGCCAG CACATCACTGCCTCACCCCCGGGAATCTATCCGCAACTGTGCCCTCAGCATGGACCAGATCCCAGACCTGCACTCACCCATGTCACCCATCTCTGAGAGTCCCAGCTCCCCCGCCTACAGTACTG TGACCCGTGTCCACGCCACCTCTGCAGCTCCCTCAGCCACAGCGCTGCCTGCCTCCCCCGTCACCCGCCGCTCCAGTGAACCCCAGCTGTGTCCCGGAAGTACCCCAAAGCCGCCTGGGGAGTCGGACAAGGGTCCTTATGCCAGCCCCTCCCACACGCTCTGCAAGGCCTCCCCATCGCCATCACTCAGCAGCTACAGTGACCCGGACTCTGGCCATTACTGCCAGCTCCAGCCTCCTGTTCGTGGCAGCCGAGAGTGGGCAATGGCTGAGGCCTCTGGCCGGCAGGCCAGAAGCTATGGAGAGAGGTTAAAGGAACTGTCAGAGAATGGGGCGTCAGAGGGGGACTGGGGCAGGGCCTTCACAGCCCCCGTTGTGGAAGCCACCTCTTCCTTCAACCCAGCCACCTTCCAGTCACTACTGATCCCCAAGGATAACCGGCCACTGGAGGTGGGCCTCCTGCGCAAGGTCAAGGAGCTGCTAGCAGAGGTGGATGCCCGGACGCTGGCCCGGCACGTCACCAAGGTTGACTGTCTG GTTGCTAGGATACTGGGCGTTACCAAGGAGATGCAGACCCTAATGGGAGTCCGCTGGGGCATGGAGCTGCTCACCCTCCCCCATGGCCGGCAGCTACGACTAGACCTGCTGGAAAG GTTCCACACCATGTCCATCATGCTGGCCGTGGACATCCTGGGCTGCACGGGCTCCGCCGAGGAGCGGGCAGCGCTTCTGCACAAGACCATCCAGCTGGCAGCTGAACTTCGGGGGACGATGGGCAACATGTTCAGCTTCGCTGCGGTCATGGGCGCCCTGGATATGGCCCAG ATTGCCCGGCTGGAGCAGACATGGGTCACGCTTCGGCAGCGATACACGGAGGGTGCCATCCTCTATGAGAAGAAGCTCAAGCCATTTCTGAAGAGCCTCAACGAGGGCAAAG AAGGCCCGCCGCTGAGCAACACCACGTTCCCCCATGTGCTGCCACTCATCACTCTGCTGGAGTGTGACTCAGCCCCTGCCGAGGGCCCTGAGCCCTGGGGCAGCACAGAACACGGCGTAGAGGTGGTGCTGGCCCACCTGGAGGCTGCCCGCACGGTGGCGCACCATGGAGGCCTGTATCACACCAACGCTGAGGTCAAGCTGCAAG GGTTCCAGGCCCGGCCAGAGCTTCTGGAGGTGTTCAGCACAGAGTTCCAGATGCGCCTCCTCTGGGGCAGCCAGGGCGCCAGCAGCAACCAGGCCCGGCGCTATGAGAAGTTTGACAAGGTTCTCACAGCCCTGTCCCACAAACTGGAGCCTGCTGTCCGCTCCAGCGAGCTGTGA
- the TOR2A gene encoding prosalusin isoform X1 codes for MAAASLGCRPWGSLLGLLGLVSAAAAAAAWDLTSLHCHFGAFCECDFQPDFEGLECDLAQHLAGQHLAKALVVKALKAFVQDPAPTKPLVLSLHGWTGTGKSYISSLLAHYLFRGGLHSPHVHHFSPVIHFPHASHLERYKKELKSWVQGNLTACSRSLFLFDEMDKLAPGLMEVLRPFLGSSWVVFGTNYRKAIFIFISNTGGEQINQVVLEAWRSRRDREEIRLQELELVISQAVLDNPHHGFWRSGIMEEHLLDVLVPFLPLQRHHVRHCVLNELAQLGLEPMEEVIQAVLDSTTFFPEKEQLFSSNGCKTVASRIAFFL; via the exons ATGGCGGCTGCGAGTCTCGGCTGCAGGCCCTGGGGCTCGCTCCTCGGGTTGCTGGGGCTGGTGtcggccgcggccgccgccgccgcctgggaTCTGACTTCGCTGCATTGCCACTTCGGCGCCTTCTGCGAATGTGACTTCCAGCCCGACTTTGAGG GTCTGGAGTGTGACCTGGCCCAGCACCTGGCCGGCCAGCACTTGGCCAAGGCACTGGTAGTGAAGGCACTGAAGGCCTTCGTGCAGGACCCAGCACCTACCAAGCCACTGGTCCTCTCCCTGCATGGCTGGACAGGCACCGGCAAGTCCTATATCAGCTCCCTGCTGGCTCACTACCTCTTCCGGGGTGGCCTCCACAGCCCCCACGTACACCACTTCTCCCCCGTCATCCACTTCCCTCACGCCAGCCACCTGGAGCGCTACAAG AAGGAGCTTAAGAGCTGGGTCCAGGGGAACCTCACAGCCTGCAGCCGCTCCTTGTTCCTCTTTGACGAGATGGACAAGCTGGCCCCAGGCCTGATGGAAGTCCTGCGACCTTTCCTGGGCTCCTCCTGGGTTGTGTTCGGGACCAACTATCGCAAAGCTATCTTCATCTTCATCAG CAACACTGGCGGTGAGCAGATCAACCAGGTGGTACTGGAGGCGTGGCGCAGCCGCCGGGATCGGGAGGAGATCCGCCTGCAGGAGCTGGAGCTGGTCATTTCCCAGGCTGTGCTGGACAACCCACACC ATGGCTTCTGGCGCTCCGGCATCATGGAAGAGCACCTCCTGGACGTCCTGGTGCCCTTTCTGCCACTGCAGCGGCACCATGTGCGACACTGTGTGCTCAACGAGCTGGcccagctgggcctggagccGATGGAAGAGGTCATCCAGGCTGTGCTGGACAGCACCACCTTCTTCCCCGAGAAAGAGCAGCTCTTTTCCTCCAACGGCTGCAAGACCGTGGCTTCCAGAATTGccttctttctctga
- the TOR2A gene encoding prosalusin isoform X2 has product MDKLAPGLMEVLRPFLGSSWVVFGTNYRKAIFIFISNTGGEQINQVVLEAWRSRRDREEIRLQELELVISQAVLDNPHHGFWRSGIMEEHLLDVLVPFLPLQRHHVRHCVLNELAQLGLEPMEEVIQAVLDSTTFFPEKEQLFSSNGCKTVASRIAFFL; this is encoded by the exons ATGGACAAGCTGGCCCCAGGCCTGATGGAAGTCCTGCGACCTTTCCTGGGCTCCTCCTGGGTTGTGTTCGGGACCAACTATCGCAAAGCTATCTTCATCTTCATCAG CAACACTGGCGGTGAGCAGATCAACCAGGTGGTACTGGAGGCGTGGCGCAGCCGCCGGGATCGGGAGGAGATCCGCCTGCAGGAGCTGGAGCTGGTCATTTCCCAGGCTGTGCTGGACAACCCACACC ATGGCTTCTGGCGCTCCGGCATCATGGAAGAGCACCTCCTGGACGTCCTGGTGCCCTTTCTGCCACTGCAGCGGCACCATGTGCGACACTGTGTGCTCAACGAGCTGGcccagctgggcctggagccGATGGAAGAGGTCATCCAGGCTGTGCTGGACAGCACCACCTTCTTCCCCGAGAAAGAGCAGCTCTTTTCCTCCAACGGCTGCAAGACCGTGGCTTCCAGAATTGccttctttctctga